Part of the Pseudomonas abietaniphila genome is shown below.
AGGGCGCCTGCTACCCGCTGGCGGAGTTTCTGCAGCGCATCGAAGTCGGTCTGAACAACGCGTCCGAACGGGTCAAGGCGGTCAAGGGCTTCTACTGCAGCTCGGCCATGGACACCCTGAGTTCGCTCAAGGGCCAGGCTCACTATCAAGGGGACGGGCAGGTGGAAATTCTCAGCATGCGGACCGAAGGCGGCGGCCGGGTGACGGGCGCCGGGTGGAGTTCTTTTTGATTCAACACCATCCCCTGTGGGAGCGAATTCATTCGCGAGCGGCGGTACATCCGAACCATTTCGGTTGGTTTTGACACCGCATCGCGAATGAATTCGCTCCCACAGGAAGACCGCGATTCTGCCGCACAAATTGCCGTAGCCCATACATTTTGACTTTCATGACTTGCACCCTGGAGGCCCCGA
Proteins encoded:
- a CDS encoding MSMEG_0570 family nitrogen starvation response protein, translated to MPAVNFKIRWPNGKEAAGYSPSTVIYEHVQEGACYPLAEFLQRIEVGLNNASERVKAVKGFYCSSAMDTLSSLKGQAHYQGDGQVEILSMRTEGGGRVTGAGWSSF